The following are encoded in a window of Paramormyrops kingsleyae isolate MSU_618 chromosome 12, PKINGS_0.4, whole genome shotgun sequence genomic DNA:
- the LOC111842615 gene encoding RNA-binding protein with multiple splicing-like: MDKEAGSNEFSNQEEEVRTLFVSGLPLDIKPRELYLLFRPFKGYEGSLIKLTSKQPVGFVSFDSRSEAEAAKNALNGIRFDPEIPQTLRLEFAKANTKMAKSKLVGTPNPPASRQSPGPQFISRDPYELTVPALYPGGIDVWAPYPLYPAELSPGLPAALTYPSGLHAQIPWLPPADGFPQGWKSRQFC; this comes from the exons GTGCGAACGCTGTTCGTCAGCGGCCTGCCTCTGGACATCAAGCCCCGGGAGCTGTACCTGCTCTTCAGGCCATTTAAG GGTTACGAGGGCTCCCTGATAAAGCTCACCTCCAAGCAG CCTGTGGGATTTGTCAGTTTTGACAGTCGATCGGAGGCAGAAGCAGCAAAGAACGCACTAAAC GGAATCCGCTTTGATCCCGAGATCCCGCAGACCTTGCGCCTAGAGTTCGCGAAAGCCAACACCAAGATGGCCAAGAGTAAGCTGGTGGGCACTCCCAATCCCCCCGCCTCCCGGCAGAGCCCCGGCCCTCAGTTCATCAGCAGGGACCCTT ATGAGCTGACGGTGCCCGCTCTCTACCCCGGCGGCATAGACGTGTGGGCGCCCTACCCCCTGTACCCCGCGGAACTGTCCCCCGGCCTCCCCGCCGCTCTCACGTACCCCTCCGGCCTGCACGCCCAG ATTCCCTGGCTCCCTCCTGCGGACGGGTTCCCTCAGGGATGGAAGTCCAGGCAGTTCTGCTGA